The following proteins are co-located in the Paludibaculum fermentans genome:
- a CDS encoding tetratricopeptide repeat protein encodes MPEKATEPARLRIVAFSSESEYQVFRLNSYSPAYFVGGSGQGTIVLGRLAKETLPALRHEYIHALVHENGWNLPLWLAEGLAEQFAGVDAARVRYRRNLLKRQGFPDIQALKSVHSALQDQSQALTFYAASWALTNLLLTEPPYRDHFRAFLTSPEPQMAALLAASGRTVNQLQADLAGHIERLKTVSPNEGTAPIPVKCTVAPAPDRIVQIALARLLERSGDVSGARARLEPLAELIQDEAEYWVLMGDLAMLDSPVEDALHAYVKAMDLGSLDSRMLQRLAVLRQGQAEAVPVLERLLQVTPENDDARLVLSSHYVNEQRWPEALEQLRQVKHAPPEREDFYRRAVAMAESHLELRPVFLSTR; translated from the coding sequence GTGCCGGAAAAAGCAACCGAACCGGCCCGTCTGCGGATCGTGGCTTTCTCCTCTGAGTCGGAGTATCAGGTTTTCAGACTGAACTCCTACTCTCCCGCGTACTTCGTCGGCGGTTCGGGACAAGGAACGATTGTCCTGGGCCGCCTGGCGAAGGAAACCCTGCCTGCTCTGCGACATGAGTACATCCATGCGCTGGTTCACGAAAACGGCTGGAACCTGCCGCTGTGGCTGGCCGAAGGGCTGGCCGAGCAGTTTGCGGGCGTGGATGCGGCTCGAGTCCGATATCGCCGGAATCTGTTGAAACGACAGGGATTTCCGGATATTCAGGCGCTGAAATCCGTTCATAGCGCTCTGCAGGACCAGTCACAGGCCCTGACTTTCTATGCGGCCAGTTGGGCCCTCACCAATCTCCTGCTCACCGAACCGCCTTACCGGGACCATTTCCGGGCCTTTCTCACCAGCCCAGAGCCCCAGATGGCAGCGCTTCTCGCCGCTTCGGGCCGGACCGTGAACCAGTTGCAGGCTGATCTGGCCGGCCATATTGAACGCCTCAAAACTGTATCTCCAAATGAGGGTACTGCCCCCATTCCGGTCAAGTGCACGGTGGCGCCCGCACCGGACAGAATCGTGCAGATCGCCCTGGCGCGGTTGCTGGAGCGCAGCGGCGATGTGAGCGGTGCTCGGGCACGGCTGGAGCCCCTGGCTGAACTGATTCAGGACGAGGCTGAGTACTGGGTGCTCATGGGCGACCTGGCCATGCTCGACTCGCCGGTGGAGGATGCCCTCCATGCTTATGTAAAGGCAATGGATCTTGGCTCACTCGACAGCCGGATGCTGCAGCGCCTGGCCGTCCTGCGGCAGGGCCAGGCGGAGGCTGTACCGGTGCTGGAAAGGCTCCTCCAGGTGACCCCCGAGAACGACGATGCGCGGCTGGTGTTGAGCTCGCACTATGTGAACGAGCAGCGTTGGCCGGAAGCACTGGAACAACTCCGTCAAGTGAAACACGCTCCGCCGGAACGGGAGGATTTCTACCGCCGGGCGGTCGCGATGGCGGAATCTCACCTAGAACTCCGCCCGGTGTTTCTCAGTACACGATAG